From a single Lolium rigidum isolate FL_2022 chromosome 7, APGP_CSIRO_Lrig_0.1, whole genome shotgun sequence genomic region:
- the LOC124669952 gene encoding auxin-induced protein X10A-like, whose product MAKCGKIRSIVRLQQTLRRWRSRATARTVSVPAGHVAVCVGDASRRFVVRAAHLNHPVFRELLRQAAEEYGFPSSPGPVALPCCDEDRFLDVLRRVSLDEERLLIRAGRSFCCRVPPVATTRDVAARPLLQGMAVEKLVW is encoded by the coding sequence ATGGCCAAATGCGGCAAGATCAGAAGCATCGTCCGCCTCCAGCAGACGCTGCGGCGGTGGAGGTCGCGTGCCACGGCGCGCACGGTCTCTGTTCCGGCGGGCCACGTGGCGGTGTGCGTTGGCGACGCGTCGCGGCGGTTCGTCGTGCGCGCGGCGCACCTGAACCACCCGGTCTTCCGCGAGCTGCTCAGGCAGGCGGCGGAGGAGTACGGCTTCCCGTCGTCGCCAGGACCCGTCGCGCTCCCCTGCTGCGACGAGGACCGCTTCCTCGACGTCCTCCGCCGCGTGTCCTTAGACGAGGAGCGCCTCCTGATCCGCGCCGGACGTTCGTTCTGCTGCCGCGTGCCGCCCGTCGCCACCACCCgcgacgtggcggcgcggccgttgcTGCAAGGGATGGCCGTGGAGAAGCTTGTATGGTGA